Proteins from a genomic interval of Marmoricola sp. OAE513:
- a CDS encoding 2-C-methyl-D-erythritol 4-phosphate cytidylyltransferase, with product MDDEEMAALGWVPVEGRGSLPFALVHGESLVAAASWAVGEAGVQLFDASVAFEQVKESGRPLLLHDPLCPLVPADFLARAVDRCRETGQTVVAFRPVTDTVKLREGDVLGATVDRSGLRAVTSPVVVPGSVLARVDGLDTTDFPALVAQLSDLGDLLWLEAPAIGRRISGQDDLTGLEALSRSLSSAPD from the coding sequence GTGGACGACGAGGAGATGGCCGCACTCGGCTGGGTCCCGGTCGAGGGCCGGGGATCGCTGCCGTTCGCGCTGGTGCACGGCGAGTCGCTGGTCGCGGCCGCCTCCTGGGCGGTCGGCGAGGCCGGGGTGCAGCTCTTCGACGCCTCCGTCGCCTTCGAGCAGGTCAAGGAGTCCGGCCGGCCGCTGCTGCTGCACGACCCGCTCTGCCCGCTGGTGCCGGCCGACTTCCTCGCGCGTGCGGTCGACCGGTGCCGGGAGACCGGGCAGACCGTGGTGGCGTTCAGGCCGGTCACCGACACCGTGAAGCTGCGCGAGGGCGACGTCCTCGGCGCCACGGTCGACCGCTCCGGACTGCGCGCGGTCACCAGCCCGGTGGTGGTGCCCGGCTCGGTGCTGGCCCGGGTCGACGGCCTGGACACGACGGACTTTCCGGCACTGGTCGCGCAACTCTCCGATCTCGGCGACCTGCTCTGGTTGGAGGCTCCCGCGATCGGGCGCCGCATCTCCGGTCAGGACGACCTGACCGGGTTGGAGGCCCTCAGTCGTTCGCTGAGCTCGGCGCCTGACTGA
- a CDS encoding UbiA family prenyltransferase, with amino-acid sequence MTESGTTQRRRQRITDLVRCTHPKQAVLAAAVMGVLASLTDRPARDVLVVIGAVLVVQLSLGLSNDLCDLKHDDRAQTPGKPLAAGLVDPSSASYWMMVLILLAVPLAVSSGVVAAIALLATLPIGWIHNRWLHRTPLSFLGWMLTFALYPAFLAYGGWAGGLHGSEPTWAVTLLAAGLGLCVHFITSLGDLVADNKSGARTLPLRTALRLGAPRLLFLTVVATAAALVGLVVAAASVGLRQ; translated from the coding sequence ATGACCGAGTCAGGCACGACGCAGCGCCGCAGGCAGCGGATCACCGACCTGGTGCGGTGCACGCACCCCAAGCAGGCCGTCCTGGCCGCCGCGGTCATGGGCGTGCTGGCCTCGCTCACGGACCGTCCCGCGCGGGATGTGCTCGTCGTCATCGGCGCCGTCCTCGTCGTCCAGCTCTCGCTCGGTCTCTCGAACGACCTGTGCGACCTCAAGCACGACGATCGCGCCCAGACGCCGGGCAAGCCGCTGGCCGCCGGCCTCGTCGACCCGAGCAGCGCCAGCTACTGGATGATGGTGCTGATCCTGCTAGCGGTCCCGCTCGCGGTCTCCAGCGGCGTCGTCGCCGCGATCGCCCTGCTGGCCACGCTGCCGATCGGCTGGATCCACAACCGCTGGCTGCACCGGACCCCGTTGTCGTTCCTCGGCTGGATGCTCACCTTCGCGCTGTACCCGGCCTTCCTGGCGTACGGCGGCTGGGCCGGTGGGCTGCACGGCTCGGAGCCCACCTGGGCGGTCACCCTGCTCGCCGCGGGACTCGGGCTCTGCGTGCACTTCATCACCTCGCTGGGGGACCTGGTGGCCGACAACAAGTCCGGCGCGCGCACCCTCCCGCTCCGGACCGCCCTGCGCCTGGGCGCTCCGCGGCTGCTGTTCCTCACCGTGGTCGCCACGGCAGCAGCACTGGTCGGTCTCGTCGTCGCTGCCGCGTCCGTGGGCCTGCGCCAGTGA
- a CDS encoding CarD family transcriptional regulator, with the protein MTFTVGETVVYPNHGAAIIEDIEMRTIKGEPKEYLVLRIVAQQDLVVRVPACNLDLVGVRDVVDKEGLDRVFDVLRAIVPDEPTNWSRRYKANLEKLHSGDVMKVSEVVRDLWRRERDRGLSAGEKRMLAKARQILVSELALAEHTNEDKAEAILDEVLAS; encoded by the coding sequence ATGACTTTCACCGTCGGCGAAACGGTTGTTTATCCGAATCACGGGGCCGCCATCATCGAGGACATCGAGATGCGCACCATCAAGGGCGAGCCGAAGGAGTACCTCGTACTCCGGATCGTGGCCCAGCAGGACCTCGTTGTACGAGTCCCCGCCTGCAACCTCGACCTGGTCGGGGTTCGCGACGTGGTGGACAAGGAAGGACTGGACCGGGTCTTCGACGTGCTGCGCGCGATCGTCCCGGACGAGCCGACCAACTGGTCGCGCCGCTACAAGGCGAACCTGGAGAAGCTGCACTCCGGTGACGTGATGAAGGTGTCCGAGGTCGTTCGCGACCTGTGGCGCCGCGAGCGTGACCGCGGACTGTCGGCCGGCGAGAAGCGGATGCTCGCGAAGGCTCGTCAGATCCTCGTCTCCGAGCTGGCACTGGCCGAGCACACCAACGAGGACAAGGCCGAGGCCATCCTCGACGAGGTCCTCGCGAGCTGA
- a CDS encoding IspD/TarI family cytidylyltransferase — MKTAIVLLAAGSGRRVGAEKNKVLLPLGGSPILARSVRTALAVESCTRIVVVVRPEDRDEVGAALAPHLGPYDVWLVDGGEERHDSETRALEALRTDIDAGELDVVAIHDGARPLASAALFTAVVAAADRYGAAVPVLRTVPLSNADGSRAPSGLAAVQTPQAFAAGPLVAAYDAAAANGFRGTDTAACLERYTDLAVHAVDGEAANIKVTFPEDLALAEELLVSQAPSSAND; from the coding sequence GTGAAGACCGCGATCGTCCTGCTCGCAGCAGGGTCCGGCCGACGCGTCGGCGCGGAGAAGAACAAGGTGCTGCTCCCGCTCGGCGGCAGCCCGATCCTGGCCCGCAGCGTCCGCACCGCCCTGGCGGTGGAGAGCTGCACACGGATCGTCGTGGTGGTCCGCCCCGAGGACCGCGACGAGGTCGGTGCCGCACTGGCACCGCACCTGGGCCCGTACGACGTCTGGCTCGTCGACGGCGGCGAGGAGCGGCACGACTCCGAGACCAGGGCGCTGGAGGCGCTCCGGACCGACATCGACGCGGGCGAGCTCGACGTCGTCGCGATCCACGACGGGGCCCGTCCGCTCGCGTCAGCAGCCCTGTTCACCGCAGTCGTCGCTGCAGCCGACCGGTACGGGGCGGCCGTTCCGGTCCTGCGCACCGTGCCGCTGAGCAACGCCGACGGCAGTCGCGCGCCGAGCGGGCTGGCAGCCGTCCAGACACCGCAGGCGTTCGCCGCTGGTCCGCTGGTCGCGGCGTACGACGCGGCTGCCGCCAACGGTTTCCGCGGCACCGACACGGCCGCCTGCCTGGAGCGGTACACCGACCTCGCCGTCCACGCCGTCGACGGCGAGGCCGCGAACATCAAGGTGACGTTCCCCGAGGACCTCGCGCTGGCCGAGGAGCTCCTGGTCAGTCAGGCGCCGAGCTCAGCGAACGACTGA
- the phoU gene encoding phosphate signaling complex protein PhoU → MRDAYADQLDSIRDDLLTMTKLVGNAVSQATGALLDGDATVAEQVISDDAAIDSLRVTIENRSFELLSLQNPVAGDLRMLVASLRMVSEFERMGDLAVHVAKIARLRVPDVAVPDEVVPTIARMAAVAEVMIAKVGHVIADSDVAAAEELEQVDEEMDKLRRSSFRELLGSDWKHGVEPAVDIALLGRYYERIADHAVSIARRVVFLVTGEQPTYLTS, encoded by the coding sequence ATGCGCGATGCCTATGCAGACCAACTCGACTCGATTCGGGACGACTTGCTCACCATGACCAAGCTGGTGGGGAACGCCGTCTCCCAGGCGACCGGCGCCCTGCTCGACGGGGACGCGACGGTTGCCGAGCAGGTGATCTCCGACGACGCCGCGATCGACTCCCTCCGGGTCACGATCGAGAACCGCAGCTTCGAGCTGCTGTCGCTCCAGAACCCGGTTGCCGGCGACCTGCGCATGCTCGTCGCCTCGCTCCGGATGGTCAGCGAGTTCGAGCGGATGGGTGACCTCGCGGTGCACGTCGCGAAGATCGCCCGGCTGCGCGTCCCCGACGTCGCGGTGCCCGACGAGGTCGTCCCGACGATCGCCCGGATGGCCGCGGTCGCCGAGGTGATGATCGCGAAGGTCGGCCACGTCATCGCCGATTCCGACGTCGCCGCCGCCGAGGAGCTCGAGCAGGTCGACGAGGAGATGGACAAGCTCCGTCGCAGCTCGTTCCGCGAGCTGCTGGGGTCGGACTGGAAGCACGGCGTCGAGCCGGCCGTCGACATCGCCCTGCTGGGGCGCTACTACGAGCGGATCGCGGACCACGCGGTCTCGATCGCCCGCCGGGTCGTGTTCCTGGTGACCGGCGAGCAGCCGACCTACCTCACCAGCTGA
- a CDS encoding phosphoglyceromutase: protein MTSTLVLLRHGESEWNAKNLFTGWVDVALTEKGRAEAVRGGELLVEAGILPDVLHTSLQRRAITTAALALDAADRHWIEVKRSWRLNERHYGALQGKDKKQTLEEYGEEQFMLWRRSFDVPPPPLSDDDPYSQANDARYADLGEDLPRTECLKDVIARLLPYWNDEVVPDLAAGRTVLVAAHGNSLRAIVKHLDQISDEDIAGLNIPTGMPLVYELDADFKPTVPGGRYLDPEAAAAAAAAVANQGK from the coding sequence ATGACCTCCACGCTCGTCCTGCTCCGCCACGGCGAGAGCGAGTGGAACGCCAAGAACCTGTTCACCGGCTGGGTCGACGTCGCGCTGACCGAGAAGGGTCGCGCCGAGGCTGTCCGCGGAGGTGAGCTGCTGGTCGAGGCCGGGATCCTGCCCGACGTCCTGCACACCTCGCTGCAGCGGCGCGCGATCACCACCGCCGCCCTGGCCCTCGATGCGGCGGACCGGCACTGGATCGAGGTGAAGCGCTCCTGGCGCCTCAACGAGCGGCACTACGGCGCGCTCCAGGGCAAGGACAAGAAGCAGACGCTGGAGGAGTACGGCGAGGAGCAGTTCATGCTCTGGCGGCGTTCCTTCGACGTACCGCCGCCGCCGCTGAGCGACGACGACCCGTACTCCCAGGCCAACGACGCCCGGTACGCCGACCTCGGCGAGGACCTGCCGCGCACCGAGTGCCTCAAGGACGTCATCGCCCGCTTGCTGCCCTACTGGAACGACGAGGTCGTCCCCGACCTGGCCGCCGGGCGCACCGTGCTGGTCGCAGCGCACGGCAACAGCCTGCGCGCGATCGTGAAGCACCTCGACCAGATCTCCGACGAGGACATCGCCGGCCTGAACATCCCCACCGGGATGCCGCTGGTCTACGAGCTGGACGCCGATTTCAAGCCGACCGTCCCCGGCGGTCGCTACCTCGACCCCGAGGCTGCTGCCGCTGCGGCCGCCGCGGTGGCCAACCAGGGCAAGTGA